In one window of Mercurialis annua linkage group LG4, ddMerAnnu1.2, whole genome shotgun sequence DNA:
- the LOC126678329 gene encoding uncharacterized protein LOC126678329, protein MILLDVIDAILCKTFPTTLRDIAQRWYNGLKAGSIATWRLLNRQFMLRFFMNIPPEKSSEELYRCRQGEGETLRAYIERFNNQGMKIEDFNNDTVVQSLKKGDMDGSARRQAKFKKLKTYQEVTVVAKKCINMDDRRRHKTSDT, encoded by the coding sequence aTGATCCTCTTAGATGTTATAGACGCTATACTCTGCAAAACATTCCCGACCACGCTACGCGACATAGCACAACGATGGTACAATGGGTTGAAGGCCGGATCGATAGCTACATGGAGATTGTTGAACCGACAGTTCATGCTAAGGTTCTTCATGAACATCCCGCCGGAAAAAAGTTCAGAAGAACTATACAGATGCAGACAAGGAGAAGGAGAGACACTAAGAGCATACATCGAAAGATTCAATAATCAAGGTATGAAGATTGAGGACTTCAATAACGACACAGTGGTGCAATCCTTGAAGAAGGGTGACATGGATGGGAGTGCTAGGAGACAAGCTAAGTTCAAAAAGCTAAAGACTTATCAAGAAGTGACGGTGGTAGCCAAGAAATGTATAAATATGGACGACAGGAGAAGACACAAGACGAGCGACACATAA